TCCGCCTCCCTCCTCAGGTCTGTCTCATCCCACATCCTGACCTAGGGCTGGCTGCCTGGCTGGGTCGGATCAGACACTGGCTGGAGACAGAGCTCCTGTTTCTCCTGTCCAGATGGCACTTTCGCAAATCCCATTTCATTGACAAAAGGTGTTTTCTTCAAGCAGTCCGCCGCGGGTACAGGACGTACTAAGGCCGAGAGATCACACGAGGATTAACCTCCTCTATTTGTGCCTCCGCTGCTGGTTGGAGGTGGACACAGAGGGCGAGTATTTACATCATGTCCTCTTATTCCTGGCGTACTGTTTCCAGACATACAAGAACCCCTCTGACCCCAAATCAACCCCAGAAATCCTCTTTACACCCCTGTGAGTGgacctccctctgtgatgttgaTGTTTTCCTTGATGTGGCCTGGAGGGTAAACCCTGAATGTCCAGACGGAGATTAGTTCATCCCGTCCAGCAGAAATGAAGGAATAAAAAAACCTGTTAACATGGCTGCTAACCCCACATACACaaaggatgaagaggaaaagTGTGCAAACAGATCAAGGACTTTGTTGACCTTTAGATCCAAAATGGAGGATGCAGTTTATGACTCAAGGAAGATCTCTGCTGTGCTTGCCAGGTTAGTATTAAAATGATATAgagagcagccatcttggagtTTGGGGTTGTTACATACCAGTTTCTATTTCTattccagctgctgcagcctgtgaagaCAAACTGGATCTGAGACAAAGGGTGAGTCATGTCACACTGGTGCCAACAAGAgaacccctgtgtgtgtgtgtgtgtgtgtgaacattccTGGGAAATGACTACGTAGTCTTAGCACAGTTAGCTGCTTCTGTATGTGGGACATGTGGAAGCAGCTGAGATGTAAACAGAGCACGAAAGTCATCGGATGCAcgtcaacaccaccaccaccaaaaaaTGTGCACGACTGTTGTGCACACAGATGTGTCTGCAGCACTGTACAATACACACTAGGGCTAAAAAATAACTGCACTCATTAAATcaaatgttcatgtttacaaCCTTCTGCTGCTCTTTACAGTGGGGTTTCCTGCTGCAGAAAGAGCggcacagaaacagagagcagaCACCCCGGATGGGTACTTCAGGCCTCAGGAAACTGATGAGTCATTCCCCTTTTTTAGAAACGCCAGAATGCAGTGTGTCCTGTGGTCAGGATTTAAAAGTCAGCGTTAACAAGCAGAGAGCACGCAGCTGCTTAAAAATAAGCTCgtgtttatattattaaatCACAGGAGGAGCGTTTCCAAGTGTGTCACAGGACCTGTGTCTGCTTTGTCCTCGTCCAAAGTCACATTTCTCAGCGACACGTGCACCCAACGCCGGGCGAGTGCCTTCCAAACACAGACCTTGCGCCCCGCTGTAGGCAGAGAGGGGGATTATGGGGGATTAGGCCTTCTGTTATCCTCCACTTTTCCTCCCTTCAGCACCTTCCCTTGCCCCCGTTGTAAAAAGTTTTGGGATTCTACGCACACACTAATGATTTATCTTTAAATTGTCAATCAGGTTGAACTGGTCTGTGCTACACACGCAGGAGTGagcctgacagacagcagcaaatGTGCCCTCTCACTATAAATGACACTTGGACTCCACTTCCcctcttttgtgtttgttttgcactGACAGGCTGCTcgcttgtgtttttatgtgcagcCAGACAGTCATTACAACAGCAGCTTTCCTCCTAATCAGGAGTTATCGGAGGCACGCTTGAAGGGCTTTATGGGCCATAAAGTATGAATAAACAGAGTGTAGATGGTTCACTGGGACCAAAACAAGTGCATAAAACAATGTTCTGCAGTCACACTATAAGACCATAACATCACAGTCTGAACTAGTTTGAATGTGTCCATCAATCTAGCCTTGGTGTAATTCAATAATAAGTCAGGAGGTTTAACAGTGCGGCACACATTTGCACTTTTGACCCATTAAAATCAATTGAATAGCATTTAATTATCTTGTTAGGCCAGGAATCAGTATTATAGGGGCTTCTGGTTGAGCTTTGTGGAGGTGACTTTATTATGAGACTGAAACCAAAGTGGGATGGATCAGGAACAGCTCAGAATATCACAGTGGGGAAGGTGATAAGAGAGATGTGGGCTCAATCCAACATCCAGAGACTGTACTTCTTACTCCTCATCACACAGAACTTACTCAAGGAtggattatttattatatacagTAAAGGAAGAGGTGGCTGGAAAGGTTTATAAAAGGACAGTTGGCTCTACAACAGAGGCTAAGGCCAGAAGAAGAATTGAATAATCTAATACCTAATTAGATATTATTCAAATAAATAGTGGAATTAAAAATATGAGACAGACATTCTGAAGGTATGATGATAGTAAAGTTTTTTAAAAACCTGGTATGTGAACTAAgaaaacaacaagcagagagAGCTATGCAAAAAAACGATAGAATCAATAACCAAACAAGTGACGCATGACTTCCAGGAAATTCATTCAGTTGTTTTGAACAGTGTCATAGGAATCTATATTCCTGGAAGGTCCATGAGGGGAACGAATCACCTGAATGCCTGCTTGCTTCACTTAATGTCACCCAAAGGTGACTATGGACGAACTGCAAAAGGCCAGCTTAAGACTCAGATAGGCTCTGACATCGGGATGCTATCTCCACTGAGGACGTTGAGTTGGTCctggagaaaggagagatgccCCCACCCATCGCTTCGATAAAAGATGAAAAAGATGAGACTGATTCTTCTGATTTCTGGCCCATTAGTAAAACCTTCACATCAATTCGTTCCCATTCCATTAGCTCTAAGCATGTGTGTCACTTTGTGCAACCTTTGGCTGTGGAGTCAGCTACAGATGGACTTTGTGCATCAGTAGGAATTGATTTGCAGCCTCACAGACTGACATCACGAAGTGCAGACAGCGTGTTCCCTGGCCGACAATGTGCTGAGCAGCAACAATCGGAGGGCACGCACAGCTGTCGCAATGCGAGCGTGAGCATTAAATGTGTCCTTCCGCTCCCTCCGCACGGACACCCGGCACTCAGACCACAGGAAACAGAAGTCTCGACCTTGTGTGACACAGTAATGTGACCTGAAACCACAGCAATCACAGAAATACCGTAGCAGCACATTCTCATCTGCGCTCATGAAAACAGGTCATTTCGGTGCATTCGGGATGCATATTCTTAATATTGTGTGTGCTAACGTGCATCACAGTGGGTGTGTTTGAGCAGGTGCACACCAAATGGTGAGCAGAGCCCGAGGCAGACCTCGGCCTAAAATCCGGAATCAGGGTGAAGAAAGAAACTTGAGGCGTCATCTGGCCGACATCTGCCAGGAACGCTCGAAAACTCTTCACAGGATCTCACAAATCCTACTTTGTGTTTGTAGAGAGCAAGTGTGTGCTCAGATAATAAGAGACACCAAAGTGGACAGCCACATTTAAAGTGTCCTTAATGAGCTCACGCCTGGTACAGAATGTTCAAACCCACACACTCGATGTAAACGCAGCCTGAGGTCAGCTTCTATCATtgaaccacttcctgtttgcttccTATTTCTTGAGACAGCAGCAATCTGTCTTCCTCACGCTGTCCTTCACTTCCTGCCTCTTGACTTCTTCCTCTACGAAACAAAAATCATCGTATGTCCTTGAATCCTTCTCTCATGTTTcattcacagacacatgaaGCAGATATCAGCAGGAAGAGGCTGCAGGCCGAGGAGGGTaagagcagtggtggaggaagtactgaagcttggtacttaagtaaaagtacaaataaccagcaaaatatatactttaggtaaaagtagaagtgctacatcaacaatcctacttaactaaccgagccagagcaccggcatcatgactgaggcttaTTATAGAAATACAGCTGgaagcgtgacaccacctccatgcagagtctgacctcacatcagtccagcactgtgttcatcacatgtaacaagtaactacagacactgtagaaatgtagtggagtagaaagtacagataacagctgtaaaaaagtacagtaacgaagtacaaatacttagctactttccaccactgggtAAGAACGACATTAAGAGCTAATTATTCCTGTTGATGTGGACATGTGATGCAGCACACTGTATGTGGATTCAATTAGTGCTGTCATTCCTGCATTTAGCATGCTATGTCCAATCAGAAGACATGTGACCTCTGTTTGGATGCCACCAGCTGATGCTAATTTGCTCTAATCAGCTGATAAACATGAACTGTAGCCAAAATGGCGGCTGCTGAGGGTTCCCACACGCTGTGGCTCGTGTGTGGACCAATCAATATATGTTGTGTGTAAGTATAATGAGGCAACGGTGAGACACACATGTTTTTGGTGATATTTAAAGTATTCAGATCACTCACTCACaagctaactgctacttgctggTTGGTTTTTGTGTCATTACTGACACAGGAAGGAGAGACACTAGTTGATCGCCTCCTCATACACAGAACAGCAACCCCACACGCTGATACAAAAGATACCCTGACGTGATATTTAGGTCAACCCCACTGTGGCCAATCCAGCGTAGTGACCCCTACCAtcccgcctcctcctcttctttagtTAAGGGGTTTTAGGGCTCTGAGAAGTACAGTGTGTTCCAGCacagtctgtacatgcagcACGTATTCATCAGAGTCCGCTCGCCCagcttgtgtgtgcgtgtgtgtgtgagtccattctctgcattgtttttaatattttcatCCATGTGCTTGCTCAGTACACAGTGTACTGCAGGAACAGGTGCAGGGCTGCATTATATATGAGTGTCAGGCGTGGGAAGCACGGCAGAGGGATATATACAGTAACACATGGTGTTATGGGATATTTGATACTATATGTTAGGTTTTCAAAATTATAATGGTgccatttcattaaaaaatctTATAAACATATGATTTACATCTTTATATAATTCTATTTTAATTGAACAGCTCCAACATGtctgagaggaaaaacagaatcTTTAGTGCCgttctgtgtgtgctgatgaTGTAATGGACGTCCTGGGACTCCTGGCTGCCCCCTCCCTTCCCGAGCTGCCCTACTTTCCAGGAGGAGCAAAGTCAGCCTCCTTTTTGCAGGACTGGCCCGGCATGCAAATCATCTGCACATCACTTGTTTGTTCACTGTACTGAGACAGGGATGAGAGCGTGTTCTGACActcattttggattttttttctttttatctggGTCAGCATGTTCTGTCATCAGATTAAATTTGAACTAGCTGCGTGCAgtgctgcatttttattttcaatattcattcattcatttaatcaataggTGAATTTCTTTAAAacttatatatacagtattgTGTTGTCATGGATTTGTGGCTTATTTCAGTAAACAAATCAATATAAGTTACAGTTGCTGTCACTACAGAGACACAGGTGGGTAACGTGGtggtcacctgtgtgtgtgtgtttcagggtggAGCCCCGTGACAGGTTTTCTTGTTTGCTCATTGTGTTGCATCTAATTTGGGCTCAGGCTACTTCCAGTGAGCAGACTGAAGCCTTTCAGTCACTTTTTAAGTTCTCTCATCCCACATTCCTGACGCAGGGCCACAGTGTGTGCAAACAATCCTCAGGCTAACGCGACCACACCCTGAGATTACCGAGAACGCCTTCACCTGGTTTCTCTGCATAGCTGATGCCGAGGAAAGGGCAGAGAAGTGACTCGCTTAACAAAACGTTTTAGTCAAATTCTTCTCAGGTATCTGAGCAAAGGAGAATGTTTCCCATCTTTAACGGCTAGCAGGTGTTGGGTGTTTGGTAAACTGGTGCTGTGTAGCTTAACAAGGTCCGATGGGAGCAATTAGAGGCCAGCCTCTCATTACAGTGGATTCCCCTGTGAGGCTGTCCCCGTTTAAATTGCTTATTTCTACACAAACTGTATTTTCCTATCACAGAATTATAAAGCAGAGCTGCGTGGATATCCTCTGGGAGGTAAACTCCACCTTTCTCTGAACTGGTTCCTGAGAATGTCTCCTGTGTCATGGAGGGAGTGGGGTTCTTTTTCTTGGAATGCTCATCTTAACCGTTTCCTGGTGTTGtgactcagcacacacacacacacacacacacacacctgggtaGGCACCTGGCTGGGTAACACATCTGCTGGGACCTCTGCACTAAGGGCTTGTTTGCAATTTGAATCAAACGTGGCCATCAGTTTATCCACATTTTAAGCTCTTACTTTATCTGTTCAAACATACTATGATAAATATAATTCAAGTCACCGAAACAAACGTTTCACACAACAACtaaacacactctgctgtgaGGTCACAAGCATTTATCACACGCAGCCCCCAGCGCTAGAGGCACGCTCACAACTACCCCTCTGCCTAACGTGCACAGGCGGCGAGCCAGAAGAGGTGCAAACGGCCATAAACATGCCACTCGCACACACTTATTACACTCGCGAGGTGGACATTATTGGGAGGTGTGTGGATTATGAAATTATAGATTGTGTTCTGCCTTTATAGCAACTCTCATCCTGATAACAGTCTGAGAAACCCCGCAGGTTTACTGGATTAtgcaaaagatttttttaatgcaaaaatctataaaagaagaaagaaacttCAAATTAAAGGACACTTTCACTCTCACGCTGATGCAATTCATTGTGATGTGTAGTCATTTTCTGAAAAGGCAATTAGTTTAGAGTTCTGGATGGAGTAGCACAGTCACGCCCTCGTTAGCCAACAGTGGGACTGTCACCTCGCGACCCGTCAAGCGACCCAGCGAAGTGGAAGCTGGAACAGCGTGTACCAACCGCCAGCACATGCATCGACTGTTAAGAGAGGACActtgggtttttttgttttgaattcaccatcaccaccaccaccacccgaCCTAAAATCCCATCCCACGCCCTGCTGATGTTGCCCCTGATCCTCCGGAAAGAGAAACACTTATCCTGCTGTGAGAGGAGATCACATCACGACacacaaatatttatatatttttgggTTCTTTTCCAGCATAACTTGAACATCATCTGCTGTGTAACACAAAGTCAAGAGATTTAGTGGGCACtcctgccccctgctgtttaACTGAAGCAACAGCACCATAACAGATCCAGTTCAATGACCGGTGTCCGACTCCTGCTGCCTCTTTAGCTCTGCTAGGTGCAGCTTCATGCGGTGGATGTTTGCAGACATTTGCCTGAGTGAAGGCAACACAATTAATAAGCATTTGCCTAATCTGCAGTGAATGCTTCTGATTTTAGGAGCTGCTTTTACCTGAGGACAGTTTGGGTCCTGCGCAGTTGGCAGTGGAGGCGCTTGATGATGGCTTTATAACGCTTATTCTGGATCTGCGGCACACAGACGATATATTAGAAGAGCTTTCACTGAGGCTAAAACACCATTTGTTCCATACCTCGATATCTTTCTTTATCTGACTGTGAATCTTGAATTCTTCTTCCAgctgctgtctcctctcagcTATGGCCGCCTTCCTCACAAAGCTCTCCTCTTTCAgagcatccctctctctctgcagagaaGTAAATGTTATTGCAATTTTAAGGACGACCTCCAACAAACTCCGTTAAAGATACTTTCACTTTTGCCATCTGTACCATGCCTCCTTTTAGATTCTCAAAATCTCCCATCAGGCCCTCTTTCTCCTTTACCAGCATCCAGACCAGCCTTTTTTTCGCCTCCAGCTCTTTGTGTGCCTCTGTCTGGCGTACCACGTGCAAAACAGCCGCTCTATGACCCTCCATCTTCTCCCGATAGCTGTTGAACCTTTCTAGTGCCACACGAGCATCATTCTCCTTCTCGCTTATACACATTTGGAGTTCTGTGTTTTCCTTGACGATGGATGCGCAGCTATCGTACAGGGCTTTGGCCTGCACATCCATGAGCTCTATGTCGTGTTCCACAGTTAGGATCTTCCTATTTTTAGCCCCCAGGTCCTGCTCTGCCCTCTCACTTTTCTTCTCAACATCTAAGAGAGCAGCCTGGAAAAAAGCCACAGCATGTGTCCTAAATAAGTCTGTGTAAACATAAATAACATTCAGGACCTTAATAAAAgcttgtttttacatgtttttccaATAAAGCCAGTTACTACTACCACTTCCATTTTAACAGCCACATTGAACAGATTCATTGAGTTAATCAGTGTTAGCTTTAAGTGGATTAGAGTAAAATATTAACCTGCAGAGAGCTGAGTGTCCTCAGATTCTCCTCCAGGGCCTCAGCCTGGTTGCTGCCACCTTGACTGACGTCCTCCTCCATGTCGGTTAAAGAAAGCCCGGGATGTTTTTCAGATCCTGACCAAATGTGACCAAAACAACGTTTAACCAAAACAACATCACTGCTCAATAATTAGGTAGTTAGCTAACAACTGGATAGCCAAGTTGATGTAAATAGTTTAATggttaaataatatttaaaacctttagcttaataacataataaaataaaaattttaCTACTAAACACTTAACTGAGTAGTTATTGGATAATATTATCCTACCTTCTTCACTTTGTTCAAAGTCTGACATAGCGAAATTTGTTAGCAGTGTTGCTACGTTCTAACGTCTATGCTAACTTTTGCTAATGTCGAATCAGTCAGATTAATTAAAGCTATTTCATTACAAACTAGGTGAAATATGACTTCGTGTGCGTATTTGcgatataaataaaatgtttcagCAATGTGGAGACAATAAAAATGCGATGGTTTATGACGTAAACCAACAGCGGGATTGAGTGCAGTGCtacagtaacagtaacactACATTTCCCAGAGGTCACCTCTCTCCCTCGTTTTCCAAACCACTTCCGGTCTCCTCCTGCTAGCTAAAGTAGCCAtgctgtgcatgtaaacactgcaACAAAACGTGTTTTGTATAGGTTTTATTCACTCGTTTCTTCCTAAAAACACTTTAACATGCTTGTCAGTCGCTGCTTCCGGTTGTGCACTTTGTGTTGTCGCGTAGTTTACAGCCgcggaggaagaagagcaggaggaggaggatggaggacacTGACAGGACAAACCGGTGTAAAGTATGCTAATTGGCCTGTTGTAGTGCCAACACGCCTTTCTCACAATGATTTGGGTGATTTGTACAAAAGTGAGTCTGTTCAGAGGTATGTTCAGCTGCTCATGAAGGAGTACACAGACCTGTGCGATAAGTTACAGCACGCACACCTCAGCGAGTCAGACAGAAAAATGCTTATAAAGaagcacacagagctgctaCCTCTGGCTGAAGTGTTTGGGAGTGTTGAACAATCCCTCAAAGACCTCCAGGAAGTAGCTTCTCTCCTACAGAGTGAGTGGAGTTTTTACATCTGTTGCCATCAGTGTCAGAAATCTTCAGCTTTTTCTTCCCACACTGCCTGCAGGTTCATCTGGCACcaaagatgaagatgaacatctaacccagctgctgagggaggaggaagaacaaaTTTCAAGCAAGATTTTAGCATTAAGAAGAGATGTAAGAAGACAGACAGCTTGTGTGAATTTATGTCGGCATCATGCATTAATGCAGctttttctgcagctgatcagagCTCTTATCCCCACCGACCCTCTCGACTCGAGTGACGTCCTGCTGGAGGTCGTATCAGGACGGACAACCGGAggtatgagtgaaaacacattttgctgCTTGGATGTTATGTTTCTTACACCTCTCTGTGCTTTTAGGTGACATCTGCCAGCAGTTTACCAGAGAAATGTTTGACATGTACCAGGGTTTTGCCTATTACAAGAAATGGGACTTTGAGGTTTTAAATTATTCTCCCGCAGACTATGGTAAGTCATGTTTGCATCATTATGTACCTTTTTGGTATGTGAGTAAACAAGGTGAACTGTCTTCTAGGTGGTTTGCACCATGCAGCAGTAAGAATAGCTGGAGAGAATGTGTACAAACACCTGAAGCATGAAGGAGGAACACACCGGGTGCAAAGGATCCCTGAGGTGGGCCTGTCCTCTAGGATGCAGCGTATCCACACAGGAACCATGACTGTCATCATCCTGCCTCAGCCTGTGGAGGTAcactcatttttcatttttcttcagtATGCGTTTATCAACAGCAtgattgataataataatgatgtaaaTTAAGATTATGTCTCTGTAGTTTGACGTCCACATCGATCCAAAAGATCTGCGCGTTGATACGTTCAGGTCTCGAGGTGCTGGAGGTCAAAGTGTCAACACCACTGACAGTGCTGTGCGAGTAGTTCATCTTCCAACAGGTAAATCATGGCGGTGCAGTTAgtatcttctctctctctctctctcacacacacagttcacgaTTTTCTGCTCAACAGGCATCTCTGCCGAGTGTCAGCAGACTCGCTCTCAGCTGCAAAATAGAGACACTGCTATGCGTGTGCTCAGGACCAGGCTCTACCAGAGCATGATGGGTAAAGAGACcgagcagagacacacagcaagaaAGCAGCAGGTGGGCACACGTTCTCAGTCAGAGAGGATTCGAACCTACAACTTCAGCCAGGACCGCGTCACAGATCACCGGAGTGGATATGTCACAAGAGACATTAAGGTGAGATGTATAACCTGTGTTTTAAAATCCTCTCTTATCAAACAGATTGACAAGTGTTGTGGTTTGTGTTTAGGAGTTCATGAGAGGGGGCGAGCCTTTGGATGACCTGATATTAGATGTACTCAAGCATGCAGAAAGGGAGGCTCTTCTGGAGGCGGTGGAGAGCGGCAACGGTCTGAAACAACCAGAGTCAGGATGATCGGGCGACTGACGCTTATGTATCCAGCAGTACGTTATTCAGTGGAATTATATGCCATTGCAACCATCAATTTACTGCTCCGGACAAGTTCactaataaaaaatgtttatttttgtaataaaaccTAACTTGTATTAATTGGCATGGATGTGGCCATATCCCTCTAAATAACACATCAAACTTTATAGATGTAAATTATTTATGATATGCTACTTTAAGCATGACTTGGATTATACCAGTAAACTGCTGTATGACTTTGTATGTCATGGTTCAGGGTGCGGTGAGACCATCTATCAGTTTTGTACATGCAAGTCACACCCTGTGTGTGAGCCAGCTGCCCAGCAACCTCTGATgtcattaatatttattttgacaCAGCTTACTTTTATTTAAACACTCCTATCCAGCACATACCCACAAGGACACCTTGCTAATTTTGTATGAATACATACAGATGAATACAAATCTGAACTGCTTTGTATAGCAGTTACAGTCGCTTTTGCTACAAATTAATGACAAAAAACATATCTTGACTTTAGGTTCTGAAAAATAACTGAGAGTGTTGAAagagttttgtttgtgtgaaggtcTAATCTGTTCGGGTCAGTCGTCGTCATTTCTCTGTCGGAGGCTTCTGGATTTGCCGTTCTGCGTCTTGTTTTTCCTGAATGATGCaggtcctccttcctctcccagGGAGGTGATGACACGTTCCTTGAACTTGGGCTTCGGCTCTGGCGGCAGGTCTGTTGCGACGCAAGAGATGCTCTCTTCCACCTGTGGCAACTGTAAGTCCACTTTTGCActggaaagaaaaggaaaaaactaGAGTTTTACAGTAGCTAAATGGAGTAtttttgctgcacatcaatctacTTTACACTTACTATGggtcctcctcttccttaaTCTTTTCCCAGGCCCCGTATGGATTGGCTGCCCTTTGCTTTTTGGCTTTTGTCACTCCCTGTGTATTCTGTGGTGCCACTCGTTCCTCTGCTTTCTCCAGTTCTGCTGTTGCACTCTGGACCTCTTCCTCTTTTATCATCTTCTCATCATCCTTCTTTGGAGCATCATCACTGGCTTTATCTTCTGGCTCTTTTTCTGCAGGCTCAGTCTCCTCTGCTTTCcttttctaaaaaaacaaacaataagaaTCTTAAAGATAAAACTACACTTTGTGGATTCTCATACATCGCTAGGTCTCCTCACCCTGAAGCTGATCTTTGGGACTTTGGTCTCCTGGCTGGCTTGTTCAAGGGCTTCAGCCTGCTGAGGTGCAGGTGCCGCGTCAgagctctcctctcctcctgagGTCTGCTCTGGCTCTGGAGCTGGTGCCTCTTCCTGACTCTGATCCTCCTGACCCTCTTTGTTGGACTCTGATGACTCATCAGAAGGAAAGGCTGCTGGCTTCTCCCAGCTGGATTCTGAGAGGTGAGGAAGCACGGGCATAAGGGATCGCTAAAATTCAGCTTTAATGAATTCAGGGTAGTACCAAAGAAAAGCTAGTTCACCTCCAGTCTCTGTGTTGTAGTAATATGTAAAACCTTCAGGACTCACGGCTTCCATCCAAACACAACCTGAAGAACTCtgagaaacacaacaagacaacaTAAGTGTAAGTAACACAGcagaatataaataaatactaaaCAAAAAAGAGAGTTAACCTCAGTCTGTACAGGCTGTGCAGTGGCTGAGCTCTGTCCCTCGTCACCTTCTGGGTTTTCCCATCGAGATtctgtttaaaaacataaaacacattttaaatacatacagaaatatataatatcacAGTGGAGTTTTTAGCGGATTTTAGGCTTCTTTACCTCCAGTTACTGTGTTGTAATAGTATTTGTTTCCATCTTCTGTCAGGCCCTCGACCCAAACCTGCACTGGTGCTTGCTGCCTGGGCTGTCTGTTTGCTTTCCCTCCTTTCTTCTGGTGTTTTTTCGGCTGGGGTTTGGGTTTGGGTTTAGCCTGAGGTTGTGgcggctgtggtggtggtgccCGATATGGAACACTTATTCCTGTACAAAGACACTTCATTTAAATATATTCAAATGGTAAACAGTGGTTTCTGAGTCACTTAGATAGTTTGATTAACATTTACCTGCTGCCTCCAATTGCATCCTCTTGAGATCCTCCTCATAAGCCTTCATCGCTGCCTCCTCCATTGCTGCAAACTGTTTGGACATACGTTCATCCTGTTTGGCTTTGTCAACACTCTTCTTCTTAATCTGCAAGAAAAAAGATGTTGTGTGGCAGTGGCTTTTAACCAATAGGAGGTCAGTGTGTTGACGTCTGGACTTTATCTCCCCTGCCAGTTGTGgtgccaatttttgttttttttgctgtaatgGGTTTAATCCACCAGGTCACAAGCTATAGATTTTGTatcacaaatgaaacaaaatgacATATAAAAGGCAGCTTTTGCAGGTTATTTAATGACGATTAGTCGCATCTTATTCCTGGCAGGTGTAGTGATTAACTCCCTAATTAAGCTtagaaataaaaagtaaaataaatcaacatACCTCTGCAATTTTAGCGGCTACATTTTCTTTGTGATTCTTCCCCCTTT
This region of Parambassis ranga chromosome 2, fParRan2.1, whole genome shotgun sequence genomic DNA includes:
- the mtrf1 gene encoding peptide chain release factor 1, mitochondrial, yielding MLVSRCFRLCTLCCRVVYSRGGRRAGGGGWRTLTGQTGVKYANWPVVVPTRLSHNDLGDLYKSESVQRYVQLLMKEYTDLCDKLQHAHLSESDRKMLIKKHTELLPLAEVFGSVEQSLKDLQEVASLLQSSSGTKDEDEHLTQLLREEEEQISSKILALRRDLIRALIPTDPLDSSDVLLEVVSGRTTGGDICQQFTREMFDMYQGFAYYKKWDFEVLNYSPADYGGLHHAAVRIAGENVYKHLKHEGGTHRVQRIPEVGLSSRMQRIHTGTMTVIILPQPVEFDVHIDPKDLRVDTFRSRGAGGQSVNTTDSAVRVVHLPTGISAECQQTRSQLQNRDTAMRVLRTRLYQSMMGKETEQRHTARKQQVGTRSQSERIRTYNFSQDRVTDHRSGYVTRDIKEFMRGGEPLDDLILDVLKHAEREALLEAVESGNGLKQPESG
- the wbp4 gene encoding WW domain-binding protein 4 — protein: MADYWKSQPRKFCQYCKCWIADNKPSVEFHERGKNHKENVAAKIAEIKKKSVDKAKQDERMSKQFAAMEEAAMKAYEEDLKRMQLEAAGISVPYRAPPPQPPQPQAKPKPKPQPKKHQKKGGKANRQPRQQAPVQVWVEGLTEDGNKYYYNTVTGESRWENPEGDEGQSSATAQPVQTESSSGCVWMEAVSPEGFTYYYNTETGESSWEKPAAFPSDESSESNKEGQEDQSQEEAPAPEPEQTSGGEESSDAAPAPQQAEALEQASQETKVPKISFRKRKAEETEPAEKEPEDKASDDAPKKDDEKMIKEEEVQSATAELEKAEERVAPQNTQGVTKAKKQRAANPYGAWEKIKEEEDPYAKVDLQLPQVEESISCVATDLPPEPKPKFKERVITSLGEEGGPASFRKNKTQNGKSRSLRQRNDDD
- the ccdc122 gene encoding coiled-coil domain-containing protein 122 → MEEDVSQGGSNQAEALEENLRTLSSLQAALLDVEKKSERAEQDLGAKNRKILTVEHDIELMDVQAKALYDSCASIVKENTELQMCISEKENDARVALERFNSYREKMEGHRAAVLHVVRQTEAHKELEAKKRLVWMLVKEKEGLMGDFENLKGGMRERDALKEESFVRKAAIAERRQQLEEEFKIHSQIKKDIEIQNKRYKAIIKRLHCQLRRTQTVLRQMSANIHRMKLHLAELKRQQESDTGH